The following proteins come from a genomic window of Aquimarina sp. MAR_2010_214:
- a CDS encoding RNA polymerase sigma-70 factor, which produces MGDQLIIEQIKNKNVKVFESVFKEYFKVLTIYAKKYVLDLDTAQDITQEVFIKLYERKDELIIHTSLKSFLYTSVKNRCLDHIKIHNIRQQHKDIIQKESSILVEEDIDEIEKTELQEKIYKAIRALPDQNQKIFMLSRFEGKTNQEIADELNISKRTVETHISNALKKIKSVVLFVFIILIISFL; this is translated from the coding sequence TTGGGTGATCAACTTATCATAGAACAAATCAAAAACAAAAATGTCAAAGTTTTTGAATCTGTATTTAAGGAATATTTTAAAGTACTTACTATATATGCCAAAAAATACGTTCTGGATCTTGATACAGCACAGGATATCACACAAGAAGTATTTATAAAACTATATGAAAGAAAAGATGAACTTATCATCCACACTTCTTTAAAATCATTTCTATATACATCTGTGAAAAATAGATGTCTGGATCATATCAAAATTCATAATATTCGTCAACAACATAAGGATATCATTCAAAAAGAATCCTCAATTCTTGTAGAAGAAGATATTGATGAAATAGAAAAAACAGAACTACAAGAAAAAATCTACAAAGCCATCAGAGCTCTTCCTGATCAAAATCAAAAAATCTTTATGCTAAGTAGGTTCGAAGGAAAAACCAATCAAGAGATTGCCGACGAACTTAATATTAGCAAGAGAACCGTAGAAACTCATATTAGTAATGCTCTTAAAAAAATAAAATCAGTAGTCCTTTTTGTTTTTATAATTCTGATTATCAGTTTTTTATAG
- a CDS encoding TetR/AcrR family transcriptional regulator, with amino-acid sequence MGRKSILKNRKEKNIKVEQWTLAILPKLKTTDLGELTMDDLALLMKKSKSTIYQYFTTKEEIFEYITQVRIDYLYTYKNQITEEILKLDYKCETLGRILLEGTKDVSSFFLRQLQQHYPTAWKIIEEFLSSFLEDLKQFYILGIKNNIFKPVSSELLVKLDEYFIRQLITDDNFFNQTKETLESIIRDYMYLKFEGLKK; translated from the coding sequence GTGGGAAGAAAATCTATACTTAAAAATAGAAAAGAAAAGAATATAAAAGTAGAGCAATGGACCCTTGCTATACTCCCAAAATTAAAGACTACAGATTTAGGTGAATTAACCATGGATGATCTGGCTTTACTAATGAAAAAAAGCAAATCTACTATATATCAGTATTTTACAACTAAAGAAGAAATTTTTGAATATATCACACAAGTAAGAATAGATTATTTATACACCTATAAAAATCAGATTACAGAAGAGATTCTGAAACTAGATTACAAGTGTGAAACTTTAGGGCGTATCCTTTTAGAAGGGACTAAAGATGTTTCTTCTTTTTTTTTAAGACAATTACAACAACATTATCCAACGGCATGGAAAATTATTGAAGAATTTTTGTCCTCATTTCTCGAAGATTTAAAACAATTTTACATTTTAGGAATAAAAAACAATATTTTCAAACCCGTATCATCAGAACTTCTAGTCAAACTAGATGAATATTTTATTAGACAGCTAATTACTGATGACAATTTTTTTAACCAGACCAAAGAAACATTAGAGTCTATAATTAGAGATTATATGTATTTAAAATTTGAAGGATTAAAAAAATAG